The following proteins come from a genomic window of Candidatus Francisella endociliophora:
- a CDS encoding potassium transporter TrkG: MMLSQKPKIIGIFLMFLSLTMLSPLVIDYIYSEDNAYPFILSFAVTFISGFLLWFIARKSDKKLSNRDGFLIVTLVWAFVTVFGAIPYMSFPGLNLSFTHAVFESVSGFTTTGGTVIEGLDKLPHSILFYRQQTEFFGGMGIIVLSVAILPLLGVGGMQLYKAEISGQWKDDKIAPKISSTAKALWMVYLLLTFLCFVSYLIVGMGPFDAICYTFSTVSTGGFAPSDASMTDKPFGILLVCGIFLFLGATSFKAHYIALSKLKISHYLKNVEFKAYFYFLFFTSLIVCITMIAHSEDLTDIFSIISHSIFQIISISSSAGFVSDNNYYLWPTFLPIMLMFIAIIGGCGGSTAGGLKMIRAILFKEKAMLEAKRVIHPQGVFTVKLGDVHISEQALNRVSGFISVYIIIFALGWLALLGCGLDIETAFSTIATTLSNVGPGLGKIGSNFKTLPSEALWICNFAMVAGRLEIFTLLVIFMPEFWRK; the protein is encoded by the coding sequence ATGATGTTGAGTCAAAAGCCAAAAATAATTGGTATCTTTTTAATGTTTCTTAGTCTTACTATGCTTAGTCCTTTAGTGATTGACTATATATATAGTGAAGATAATGCCTATCCATTTATTCTAAGCTTTGCTGTGACTTTCATTTCAGGATTCTTACTATGGTTTATTGCTCGAAAATCAGATAAAAAACTCTCGAATCGAGATGGTTTCCTAATTGTAACTTTAGTATGGGCATTTGTAACAGTTTTTGGTGCTATACCATACATGTCGTTCCCTGGTTTAAATTTGTCTTTTACCCATGCTGTATTTGAATCCGTATCAGGTTTCACAACAACTGGTGGTACAGTAATTGAAGGACTAGATAAACTACCTCATAGTATTTTATTTTACCGCCAACAAACAGAATTTTTCGGTGGTATGGGGATTATCGTACTTTCAGTGGCTATTCTTCCTCTACTAGGCGTAGGTGGTATGCAGCTGTATAAGGCAGAAATTTCTGGCCAATGGAAAGATGATAAAATCGCACCAAAAATTTCAAGTACTGCAAAAGCACTATGGATGGTTTATTTATTACTCACATTTCTATGTTTTGTTTCATACTTAATTGTAGGCATGGGTCCATTTGATGCTATCTGCTACACATTTTCAACCGTTTCAACAGGTGGTTTTGCTCCCTCTGATGCTAGTATGACAGATAAACCTTTTGGAATACTTCTCGTATGTGGGATCTTCCTTTTTCTAGGTGCAACTAGTTTTAAAGCACACTATATAGCATTATCCAAGCTTAAGATCAGTCACTATCTCAAAAACGTTGAGTTTAAAGCCTATTTTTACTTTTTATTTTTTACTTCACTCATTGTATGCATTACGATGATCGCACATTCAGAAGATCTTACTGATATTTTCTCTATAATATCCCATAGTATTTTTCAAATTATTTCGATAAGTTCAAGTGCGGGCTTTGTCTCTGATAATAATTATTACCTATGGCCAACTTTTCTACCAATCATGCTAATGTTTATTGCGATAATAGGTGGTTGTGGTGGGTCAACTGCTGGTGGTTTAAAAATGATCCGCGCAATCCTTTTCAAAGAAAAAGCTATGCTTGAAGCAAAAAGAGTAATTCATCCTCAAGGTGTATTTACCGTTAAGCTCGGAGATGTCCATATTTCCGAACAAGCACTTAACCGAGTATCAGGATTTATATCTGTATATATTATAATTTTTGCTCTAGGTTGGTTAGCTCTACTTGGTTGTGGTTTGGATATAGAAACAGCTTTCTCAACAATTGCTACAACGCTATCAAATGTAGGACCAGGATTAGGTAAAATTGGTTCAAACTTCAAGACTCTGCCAAGTGAAGCTCTATGGATATGCAACTTTGCAATGGTTGCAGGTCGTTTGGAAATATTTACCCTTTTAGTTATCTTTATGCCAGAATTCTGGAGAAAATAA
- a CDS encoding FTL_1709 family lipoprotein, with the protein MSFLKAFSKNTIFITVIAITISSCATGPQKAQELPLLEHKYSTKKTLAYSRFGFDFASTPSGMFNVLDKKPTEFDINIYIGDNQGCKFIYTKDPKGDTEEVTKTESIKGYLSGSNVLLELDCQGKDSNIDYKIVSYANGIEYDKIGNLSYLVESGELE; encoded by the coding sequence ATGAGTTTTTTAAAAGCTTTTTCTAAGAATACAATTTTTATAACAGTAATAGCTATTACAATATCTAGCTGTGCAACTGGTCCTCAGAAGGCTCAAGAGCTTCCACTGCTTGAGCATAAGTATTCAACTAAAAAGACATTAGCATATAGTCGTTTCGGTTTCGATTTTGCAAGTACTCCAAGCGGTATGTTTAATGTACTTGATAAAAAGCCAACTGAGTTTGATATAAATATTTATATTGGTGATAATCAAGGATGTAAGTTTATTTATACGAAAGATCCTAAAGGTGATACTGAAGAAGTTACTAAGACTGAATCTATTAAGGGATATTTATCAGGAAGTAATGTGTTGTTAGAGTTAGACTGTCAAGGTAAAGATTCTAATATTGATTATAAAATAGTTTCTTATGCTAATGGCATCGAATATGACAAGATAGGTAACCTATCTTACTTAGTTGAGTCTGGTGAGTTAGAATAA
- a CDS encoding CBU_0585 family protein, translated as MMKLILRLAHLFDNKKDRAYVSEAGRFLQEFDKANPQKSESQKKEILKHRNLYKRETKSKSSFLDG; from the coding sequence ATGATGAAGCTTATATTACGATTGGCTCACTTATTTGATAATAAAAAAGATAGGGCATACGTAAGTGAGGCAGGTAGATTCTTACAAGAATTTGATAAAGCAAATCCACAGAAATCTGAGTCACAAAAAAAAGAAATCTTAAAACATAGAAATCTTTATAAGAGAGAGACAAAATCAAAATCTAGTTTCTTGGATGGTTAG
- the lolA gene encoding outer membrane lipoprotein chaperone LolA, with protein MKKISLLITVLIFSINISFANAAQDLVTKIKNIQSMTADFSQKLIDGQNDNNINSKGHMSLKKPKFFKWVTTTPNSQKIDSNGNKLWIYDGDLEQLIIKKVSNNIAQFPYLILLSKNANNINKLFTVKEKDNNSYILKPKNDQMINSITIKFTKDDQLKSLGISTSLNQYTQIDFTNVKTNVELNNDSFNFKAPVDTDVIDETK; from the coding sequence ATGAAAAAAATTAGTCTACTAATAACAGTATTGATATTTAGTATAAATATTAGTTTTGCAAATGCTGCTCAAGATCTCGTTACAAAGATAAAAAACATACAGTCAATGACAGCAGATTTTAGCCAAAAGCTCATAGATGGACAAAATGATAATAATATTAACTCAAAAGGACATATGAGTCTTAAAAAACCAAAATTCTTCAAATGGGTTACTACAACTCCAAACAGTCAGAAAATTGACTCAAATGGAAATAAATTATGGATATACGACGGTGATCTTGAGCAACTTATTATAAAAAAAGTATCAAACAATATTGCTCAGTTCCCATATTTAATCCTACTATCAAAAAATGCAAATAACATTAACAAGCTATTTACAGTAAAAGAAAAAGATAACAATAGCTATATTCTTAAACCTAAAAATGACCAGATGATTAATAGCATAACAATTAAATTCACAAAAGATGATCAACTAAAATCTTTAGGAATTTCCACATCATTAAATCAATATACTCAAATAGATTTTACAAATGTAAAAACTAACGTTGAACTTAACAATGATAGCTTTAATTTTAAAGCACCAGTGGATACCGATGTTATTGACGAAACAAAATAA
- the lpxF gene encoding lipid A 4'-phosphatase LpxF, with the protein MARFHIILGFIVCFFAWVFFLIFPHLDITLAGYFYDFSSHSFIGSQTSGVLGFLHWFARVFPIFFSIVVILFLLGSLFIEKFKIKSRKAIFFVAVCLWIGPGLVVNYVFKDHWGRPRPVMVEQFQGDKVFQPPFIISNQCGKNCSFVCGDASMGFWLFAFMPLVATRRKKIVAFSAAIFAGGGLGLMRMAQGGHFFSDVVFCGIFVYICTWIVYWFMYERK; encoded by the coding sequence GTGGCTAGATTTCATATTATATTAGGTTTTATTGTATGCTTTTTTGCATGGGTGTTTTTTCTAATATTTCCTCATTTAGATATCACATTAGCAGGATACTTTTATGACTTCAGTAGTCATAGTTTCATAGGAAGTCAAACTTCAGGTGTTCTGGGTTTTCTACATTGGTTTGCTAGAGTTTTTCCAATCTTTTTTTCGATAGTAGTGATTTTATTTCTTTTAGGGTCTTTATTTATTGAGAAGTTCAAAATTAAATCAAGAAAGGCAATATTTTTTGTGGCTGTGTGTCTATGGATTGGTCCTGGGCTAGTTGTAAATTATGTTTTTAAAGATCATTGGGGTCGACCTAGACCTGTTATGGTGGAGCAATTTCAGGGTGATAAAGTATTTCAGCCTCCATTTATAATATCAAATCAATGTGGCAAAAACTGCTCATTTGTATGTGGTGATGCGTCTATGGGATTTTGGCTTTTTGCGTTTATGCCACTTGTAGCTACGCGTAGAAAAAAAATTGTAGCCTTCTCAGCTGCAATATTTGCTGGTGGTGGTCTAGGGCTTATGAGAATGGCTCAGGGAGGACACTTCTTCAGTGATGTGGTTTTCTGTGGGATATTTGTTTATATCTGTACATGGATTGTGTATTGGTTTATGTATGAAAGAAAGTAA
- a CDS encoding DUF3281 family protein gives MKISISFIFLAIILLQSCIKVENSKQVILIKKCNVARFCNFELAEANIRLTTDLLGKEHVQILDKQPIVRKSTNIHWNVPNGNLADSQTLVETGLDACENDSCSNTSNPTGYHFPNSGIYTVSASGTITLSDGSIQTVDKQTPVEIFDAPTQVTYSMPDGSTISATEAAAAFTNVPFNGHIAQVIGNNTNKTLTFICENNFYIEPVAIDLKNGNSQNADNWKTIQVSNLPVTSFFNGNSWSAVSALTVAANNAKVLGLPGVNTGVVCGELVE, from the coding sequence ATGAAGATTTCTATTAGCTTTATTTTTTTAGCAATAATACTCTTACAGAGCTGTATAAAAGTAGAAAATAGCAAACAAGTTATTTTAATAAAAAAATGCAATGTTGCTAGATTCTGCAATTTTGAGCTAGCTGAAGCTAATATTAGATTAACTACGGATCTTTTGGGCAAAGAGCATGTACAAATATTAGATAAACAACCAATTGTAAGAAAATCAACAAATATACATTGGAATGTCCCTAATGGAAATCTAGCAGACTCTCAAACTTTAGTAGAAACTGGTCTTGATGCCTGTGAAAATGATTCTTGCAGTAATACAAGTAATCCCACAGGCTATCATTTCCCTAATTCTGGAATATATACTGTAAGCGCATCAGGAACAATTACTCTTTCTGATGGCTCAATTCAAACAGTTGATAAACAGACTCCTGTAGAAATATTTGATGCTCCTACTCAAGTGACGTATAGCATGCCGGATGGATCTACCATTTCAGCTACAGAAGCTGCTGCTGCTTTTACAAATGTACCTTTTAATGGACATATAGCTCAAGTAATTGGAAATAATACAAATAAAACATTAACTTTTATATGTGAAAACAATTTCTATATTGAACCAGTAGCCATAGATTTAAAAAACGGTAACTCTCAAAATGCTGATAATTGGAAAACTATACAAGTATCTAACCTTCCTGTTACATCTTTTTTTAATGGTAATTCATGGAGCGCTGTTTCTGCTCTTACTGTAGCTGCTAACAATGCAAAAGTACTAGGACTTCCGGGTGTTAACACAGGTGTGGTTTGTGGTGAATTAGTCGAATAA
- a CDS encoding DNA translocase FtsK — translation MTDKNINKTNHAVGRLKIALVVILTATIIYLFIALFSFNINDPGWSSISSETTIKNYAGPVGAYVASFILAIFGVVGFILPFLLIDFVRILLIKRKDESLSYLMFTVKVIGIVVFILSCCGLAELYLGFANYWVPQRSGGIFGYEAAKLVIKNLGLVGGSFALLVSLFIGLTLYSGTTWIHLSKNIAVLLSKALNYILKAKPKADDNSKIGNFEDFEVQTSPLNKDETAKLAITPEKKTSQEDTFKEVLSKTKTANELSFTSPKKEKQQQIKLETSEKKPTLTDKKAIPSTKQPQKDSLPSLDLLIKPEAKKTVVSQSELEATSSLLEQTLNDFSIDAKVVGAYPGPVITRYEIDLARGTKVSKLTNIAQDLARALSTTAVRVVEVIPGKPYVGLELPNPTRQMVRIKEVLASPEFINSRAATMMGIGVDIAGKPAFAELAKMPHLLVAGTTGSGKSVGVNSMIISMLYKCMPDELKFIMIDPKMLELSIYDGIPHLLTPVVTDMTEAANSLRWCVKEMERRYALMSAAGVRNIALLNDKIEQAEKAGKPLKDTMFIKMNPERAHEAPTLTKMPYIVVVADEFADMIMVVGKKVEELIARLAQKARAAGIHIILATQRPSADVVTGLIKANIPTRICFQVSGKIDSRIMLDQQGAEQLLGQGDMLYLKPGFGAPMRIHGAFVDDNEVHRVVESWKDYGVPEYIEEILEASEESEGASSGANGDSEDPLYNDAVEIVIKSQKASISAVQRKLKIGYNRSARLMEEMEENGIVSEMNHNGMREVLIKRES, via the coding sequence ATGACAGATAAAAATATAAACAAAACAAACCATGCAGTTGGACGATTAAAGATAGCCTTAGTTGTTATTTTAACAGCGACTATAATATATCTATTTATAGCATTATTTAGCTTTAACATTAATGATCCTGGTTGGAGTAGTATTTCATCTGAAACTACCATCAAAAACTATGCAGGTCCTGTTGGTGCATATGTTGCTAGCTTTATACTTGCAATATTTGGAGTAGTTGGCTTTATCTTGCCTTTTCTACTTATAGACTTCGTAAGAATATTACTTATCAAAAGAAAGGATGAAAGTCTTAGTTATTTAATGTTTACAGTAAAAGTTATAGGTATTGTAGTATTTATACTTTCTTGCTGTGGCCTTGCCGAGCTTTATCTTGGGTTTGCTAACTACTGGGTTCCTCAGCGTTCAGGCGGTATATTTGGCTATGAAGCAGCAAAACTAGTTATTAAAAACCTTGGTTTAGTGGGGGGATCATTTGCTCTATTAGTATCTTTATTTATAGGCTTGACACTATACTCAGGAACGACTTGGATTCATCTATCAAAAAATATTGCTGTACTTTTAAGCAAAGCACTAAATTATATCCTAAAAGCAAAACCTAAAGCAGATGATAATTCCAAAATTGGTAATTTTGAAGATTTTGAAGTGCAAACATCCCCTTTAAATAAAGATGAAACAGCTAAGTTAGCTATTACACCAGAGAAAAAAACCTCTCAAGAAGATACTTTTAAGGAAGTTCTTAGTAAGACAAAAACTGCTAATGAACTATCATTTACAAGCCCAAAGAAAGAAAAGCAACAGCAAATAAAGCTTGAAACTAGTGAGAAGAAACCAACACTTACTGATAAGAAAGCTATCCCAAGTACAAAGCAACCCCAAAAAGATTCTCTACCTTCACTAGATTTGCTTATCAAACCAGAAGCAAAAAAAACTGTAGTTTCTCAGTCAGAGCTCGAAGCAACATCATCACTGCTTGAGCAAACACTTAATGACTTTAGTATAGATGCAAAAGTTGTAGGAGCTTATCCAGGACCAGTTATTACAAGATATGAAATTGATCTAGCTAGAGGTACAAAAGTTAGCAAACTAACAAATATTGCTCAAGATCTAGCCAGAGCCTTATCAACCACAGCTGTACGAGTTGTAGAAGTTATTCCTGGTAAACCCTATGTCGGCTTAGAACTGCCAAATCCAACCCGCCAAATGGTTAGAATAAAAGAAGTTTTGGCATCACCAGAATTTATAAATTCAAGAGCTGCAACAATGATGGGAATCGGTGTTGACATAGCAGGTAAGCCTGCTTTTGCTGAGCTTGCAAAAATGCCTCACCTGCTAGTAGCGGGAACAACAGGTTCTGGTAAATCCGTTGGGGTTAATTCAATGATTATAAGCATGCTGTACAAGTGTATGCCTGATGAACTTAAATTTATAATGATTGATCCAAAGATGCTTGAGCTATCAATATATGATGGTATACCACATCTTTTGACACCTGTAGTTACTGATATGACAGAGGCAGCTAACTCTCTTCGCTGGTGCGTTAAAGAAATGGAACGTCGTTATGCCCTAATGTCAGCAGCTGGAGTAAGAAATATAGCTCTCTTAAATGATAAAATTGAACAAGCAGAAAAAGCTGGTAAGCCTCTAAAAGATACTATGTTCATCAAAATGAATCCTGAAAGAGCTCATGAGGCACCTACACTTACAAAAATGCCATATATCGTAGTTGTCGCTGATGAATTTGCAGACATGATAATGGTTGTTGGTAAAAAAGTTGAAGAGTTAATCGCAAGGTTAGCACAAAAAGCTCGTGCTGCTGGTATTCATATTATCCTAGCGACTCAAAGACCATCTGCTGATGTAGTTACTGGGCTTATTAAAGCTAATATCCCTACGCGTATATGTTTTCAAGTATCAGGTAAGATTGATTCGCGAATCATGCTAGATCAACAAGGTGCAGAACAACTACTTGGTCAAGGTGACATGCTATATCTTAAACCAGGTTTTGGTGCACCAATGCGTATTCACGGTGCATTTGTTGATGATAATGAAGTACATCGTGTTGTAGAATCTTGGAAAGACTACGGTGTTCCTGAATATATTGAAGAGATCCTAGAAGCCTCTGAAGAATCTGAGGGAGCCTCTAGTGGAGCTAACGGAGATAGTGAAGATCCTTTATATAACGACGCAGTTGAGATAGTTATAAAAAGTCAAAAAGCTTCTATTTCTGCTGTACAACGTAAACTTAAAATTGGCTATAATCGCTCCGCAAGATTAATGGAAGAAATGGAAGAGAATGGCATAGTCTCTGAGATGAATCATAATGGAATGCGTGAAGTATTAATAAAAAGGGAATCATAG
- a CDS encoding ProQ/FINO family protein, whose translation MSDGRNKLNDFSLLQSLLGGSSKIEEKTSRMKQARDKNISKSKNTPKAPSNKSDDRDTSFIRIPQYGHRINNKIVNELQNPQAEDSQEIVVTVDVAKERQKEEAKLFKWLCKRFPKCFDPMNKKPLKVGISEEIEIIYQNEHFSPVDKMVLRNVLRRYVGDTRYHKAVFELKQRFNLQGQPVEDYAPEHIEYSKRRLDEIAEKAEFRAKGLTMKDYYEYKKQQSEEDIPTEE comes from the coding sequence ATGTCTGACGGTAGAAATAAATTAAACGATTTTTCATTACTACAATCTTTGCTGGGAGGGTCTTCTAAGATAGAGGAAAAAACTTCTAGAATGAAACAAGCTAGAGATAAAAATATCTCGAAGAGTAAAAATACTCCGAAAGCTCCTTCAAACAAATCTGATGATAGAGATACTTCATTTATTCGTATTCCACAGTACGGGCATAGAATAAATAATAAAATTGTAAATGAGTTACAAAATCCTCAAGCTGAAGATTCTCAAGAAATAGTTGTAACTGTAGATGTTGCAAAAGAGAGACAAAAAGAAGAAGCTAAATTATTTAAGTGGTTATGTAAGCGTTTTCCTAAATGTTTTGATCCTATGAATAAAAAGCCTTTAAAAGTAGGTATTAGTGAAGAGATTGAAATTATTTATCAAAATGAGCATTTTTCACCAGTTGATAAAATGGTTCTTAGAAATGTATTGCGTCGTTATGTTGGTGATACTCGCTATCATAAGGCTGTTTTTGAGTTAAAACAAAGATTTAATTTACAAGGTCAACCAGTTGAAGATTATGCTCCAGAGCATATTGAATACTCTAAAAGACGTCTAGATGAGATTGCTGAGAAAGCTGAGTTTAGAGCAAAAGGCCTAACTATGAAGGATTATTACGAGTATAAAAAACAACAGTCGGAAGAAGATATTCCTACAGAAGAATAA
- a CDS encoding glycosyl hydrolase family 18 protein, translated as MKKSILATLIAFGGLSSINAAEVTKWNSSDVSTYQPGTIVSKQDHNYKCKDFPEGGWCSLTAFEPGTEDGKLAWDEISVDPVDPVDPVDPVDPVDPVDPVDPVDPVDPVDPVDPVDPDQPKDVNTWDKTKDYKANEIVSHEDKLYKAKWYANAGQVPGADVQNTWDTPWEYIGETKEKQTVEFNLNADLAQLGVDSVIVNIDGQQHTLSAGANQIKLSEGKHSIKVDNITNPSNNSQYTAIIMINGVASNTINVSESQQQTVKISFEKQEVSYTNVNLSVNYATGTSTSNLQAHIKNNAGYSETVTINSGNNILQIPSSGDFTITFDSYEYQGEKYTAPAVIVKDGVANTLEVEFKQDSLVLAGYLPVSWGDNPPTISKAADMGYNIVLASFVEIKSDQPIQFTSNVFTAYGQWNISADDPKLIKEIKEDIEYAKANGLKYALVSIGGEHNTFDPGMNADYDALADKTIAFLNLYGFDGIDFDLEVVPSSVTGDSVKEFIEALKAKKSDIIITSAPQVNNVGGKLDYVNTSTQQVYNESLELGLFDYMFVQAYNTGGNYVDQQGNLCTQGSPNCYDQLSAGFIENSFYALQKLTPENTKIVIGQPATKASAGAATVFNGQDSSRPYNAMCESYKNLNGKIQYGGSMTWEITHDSNNNYQFASMIDVVFNNGDCDSI; from the coding sequence ATGAAAAAATCAATACTAGCAACTTTAATCGCTTTTGGTGGTCTTTCTTCTATCAATGCAGCAGAAGTAACAAAATGGAATTCATCTGATGTATCTACATATCAGCCAGGAACAATAGTTTCTAAGCAAGATCACAACTATAAGTGTAAAGACTTCCCTGAAGGTGGGTGGTGCTCACTTACTGCTTTCGAACCTGGTACTGAAGATGGCAAACTTGCTTGGGATGAAATCTCTGTTGATCCTGTTGATCCTGTTGATCCTGTTGATCCTGTTGATCCTGTTGATCCTGTTGATCCTGTTGATCCTGTTGATCCTGTTGATCCTGTTGATCCTGTTGATCCTGTTGATCCCGATCAACCAAAAGATGTTAATACTTGGGATAAGACTAAAGATTATAAAGCTAATGAAATAGTTAGCCACGAAGATAAACTTTACAAAGCCAAATGGTACGCTAATGCCGGACAAGTACCTGGTGCTGATGTACAAAACACATGGGATACTCCATGGGAATATATCGGCGAAACTAAAGAAAAACAAACTGTTGAATTTAACTTAAATGCTGATTTAGCTCAACTAGGCGTAGATAGTGTTATTGTTAATATTGATGGACAACAACATACTTTATCAGCTGGTGCTAACCAAATCAAACTTAGTGAAGGTAAACATTCAATAAAAGTTGATAATATCACAAATCCATCTAATAATTCCCAGTACACTGCGATTATCATGATAAATGGTGTCGCAAGCAATACTATAAATGTTTCAGAGTCTCAACAGCAAACTGTCAAAATCAGTTTTGAAAAGCAAGAGGTTAGCTATACTAATGTAAATCTATCGGTAAATTATGCAACAGGTACTTCAACTAGCAACTTACAAGCACATATAAAAAATAATGCAGGTTATAGTGAAACTGTAACTATAAACTCTGGTAACAATATTTTACAAATACCATCTAGTGGAGACTTTACTATAACATTTGATAGCTATGAGTATCAAGGTGAGAAATATACAGCACCTGCAGTTATAGTAAAAGATGGTGTTGCTAATACTCTCGAAGTTGAATTTAAACAAGACTCTTTAGTACTAGCTGGTTATCTTCCTGTTAGTTGGGGTGATAATCCTCCAACTATCTCAAAAGCTGCAGATATGGGCTACAACATCGTACTAGCTTCTTTTGTCGAGATAAAAAGTGACCAACCAATTCAATTTACTAGTAATGTATTTACTGCTTATGGTCAATGGAATATTTCAGCTGATGACCCTAAATTAATTAAAGAAATTAAAGAAGATATCGAGTATGCAAAAGCAAATGGTCTTAAGTATGCACTAGTTTCAATTGGTGGTGAACACAACACTTTTGACCCAGGCATGAATGCTGATTATGATGCTTTAGCTGATAAAACAATAGCATTTTTAAACTTGTATGGTTTTGATGGTATTGATTTTGATTTAGAAGTTGTACCTAGTAGTGTTACGGGTGACTCAGTTAAAGAGTTTATTGAAGCGTTAAAAGCTAAAAAATCAGATATTATAATCACAAGTGCACCACAAGTTAACAATGTTGGTGGTAAGCTTGATTATGTAAATACATCTACACAGCAAGTTTATAATGAATCACTTGAATTAGGTTTATTTGACTATATGTTTGTCCAGGCATACAACACTGGAGGTAATTACGTAGATCAACAAGGAAACCTATGCACTCAAGGTTCGCCAAATTGCTATGATCAATTAAGTGCTGGCTTTATAGAAAATAGTTTCTATGCCTTACAAAAGTTAACACCTGAAAATACAAAGATTGTTATTGGTCAACCAGCAACTAAAGCATCAGCTGGAGCTGCAACAGTATTTAATGGTCAAGATAGCTCTAGACCTTACAACGCGATGTGTGAATCTTATAAAAACCTAAATGGGAAAATACAATATGGTGGCTCTATGACTTGGGAAATTACACATGACTCAAATAATAATTATCAATTTGCTAGCATGATAGATGTAGTATTTAATAATGGAGATTGTGACAGTATTTAA